One stretch of Bdellovibrionales bacterium CG10_big_fil_rev_8_21_14_0_10_45_34 DNA includes these proteins:
- the murD gene encoding UDP-N-acetylmuramoyl-L-alanine--D-glutamate ligase: MAPLATLVLGAGKSGIAVMQFLAKSAAVYLYDDNWTDNKREQIKPPEKSQRVKIFNQKDLAEWQRGKRPPFEQVCVSPGVPPNHPVIKQARKHKMLLTSETEFALRNIDKPIIAITGTNGKTTTTMITGHLLKSANRRVFIGGNIGTPLIQAVSEANEIVVAELSSFQIDITKSRKVNVAAITNISANHLDRYGSMRSYLNSKVRLILDLLVPGGSVVLNADDVHLVGWYLKNKKLLLRRRNHVFWFSGKGKLKSNMTGLFLRGDCLMGQGELSDFNLRHTSFTLIGKHNLENLMVAILTAKSLVPDILLDEVALASFVGAPHRMELVAKIEDRQFVNDSKATTPASLEVSIDSVADHRGILILGGREKGGSILYLKRKLSIKCKMIVLIGETKDRYQKLLEELSPVQANDMEDAIAIAIMASEPADTILLSPACASYDMFRDFEHRGEKFKREVNLYR, translated from the coding sequence ATGGCCCCATTAGCAACGTTAGTCCTTGGAGCGGGTAAATCAGGTATCGCTGTCATGCAGTTTCTTGCTAAGAGCGCGGCGGTTTATCTATATGATGACAATTGGACTGACAATAAGCGAGAGCAAATAAAGCCCCCCGAGAAGTCGCAGCGGGTAAAGATATTCAACCAAAAAGATCTTGCAGAATGGCAACGTGGTAAAAGACCTCCTTTTGAGCAAGTCTGTGTAAGCCCGGGAGTTCCTCCAAATCATCCTGTAATTAAGCAAGCTCGAAAACACAAGATGCTTTTAACCTCGGAAACGGAATTCGCCCTAAGAAATATCGATAAGCCGATCATTGCAATAACGGGTACCAACGGAAAAACAACGACAACAATGATCACCGGCCATCTGTTAAAAAGTGCCAACCGTCGGGTCTTTATCGGCGGAAACATCGGAACTCCCTTAATCCAAGCAGTCTCAGAGGCAAACGAAATTGTTGTTGCTGAACTTTCGAGCTTTCAGATTGATATTACAAAAAGTCGTAAAGTGAATGTCGCCGCCATCACCAATATCTCGGCAAACCATTTGGACAGATATGGAAGTATGAGGAGTTATCTCAATTCCAAGGTACGGTTGATCTTGGATTTACTTGTGCCCGGTGGTTCAGTTGTTCTCAACGCCGATGACGTTCATTTAGTTGGTTGGTATTTAAAAAACAAAAAACTTCTTTTACGTCGTCGCAATCACGTCTTCTGGTTCTCTGGCAAGGGCAAGCTGAAGTCAAACATGACGGGATTGTTTCTCCGTGGAGATTGTCTGATGGGGCAAGGAGAGTTGAGCGATTTTAATCTGCGTCACACAAGCTTTACGTTAATTGGCAAGCACAACCTAGAAAATCTCATGGTGGCGATTCTCACAGCGAAAAGCTTGGTACCAGATATTTTACTAGATGAGGTTGCCTTAGCGTCTTTCGTGGGTGCTCCGCACAGAATGGAGTTGGTTGCAAAAATAGAGGATCGCCAATTTGTCAATGACTCCAAAGCCACGACCCCTGCGAGTTTAGAAGTCAGCATAGATTCCGTCGCTGATCATCGGGGAATTTTGATTCTCGGCGGGAGAGAAAAGGGTGGTTCCATTTTGTATCTAAAGCGCAAACTTTCTATCAAGTGCAAAATGATAGTATTGATAGGAGAAACTAAAGACAGATATCAGAAACTATTGGAGGAATTAAGCCCCGTGCAAGCCAATGACATGGAGGACGCTATAGCGATAGCAATTATGGCATCAGAGCCCGCAGACACCATCTTGCTCTCACCTGCATGTGCTAGTTACGACATGTTTCGAGATTTCGAACACCGAGGAGAGAAGTTCAAAAGAGAAGTAAATTTGTATCGGTAA
- a CDS encoding 6-phosphofructokinase — protein MKIAILTGGGDAPGLNGIIEAAGKTLLRQGHQVYGILNGFEGIFNSRIIELNEGNLEGLHAKAGTLLGSSNRTGTQDREKEFLDKYKELDLNGLLVAGGDGTFAGLKAFREQIPIIGAPKTIDNDIPGTDISFGYDTACTVVAESADALRATADAHSRIMIVEVMGRTAGWIALGGGIASQSEVILLPERPFDFQALCKFLNDKKAKGRKGLIIVVAEGASEKNSKPEVAFEVEGSPQSERYGGIAELLARRIERETAWESRHVVLGHLQRSRPPTTTDRFLTIAMGVEMARMVAEGDWNRAVVYKDGRVRRDSIDVFMTGARLVPDDHRWVGMAQALGLYI, from the coding sequence ATGAAAATAGCTATATTGACTGGTGGCGGAGATGCCCCTGGACTAAACGGAATCATAGAAGCGGCCGGAAAGACCCTTTTAAGACAAGGGCATCAGGTCTACGGAATCCTCAACGGATTTGAGGGTATATTTAACTCTCGTATTATTGAACTCAATGAGGGAAATCTCGAAGGCCTTCATGCGAAGGCTGGCACTCTGCTGGGTTCAAGCAATCGCACAGGCACTCAAGACAGAGAAAAAGAATTCCTAGATAAATATAAAGAGCTAGATCTTAACGGTTTACTTGTCGCAGGTGGAGACGGAACATTCGCTGGCTTAAAAGCTTTTCGCGAGCAAATACCGATCATCGGTGCTCCCAAAACAATCGACAATGATATCCCCGGCACCGACATTTCGTTTGGCTACGATACGGCATGCACAGTGGTTGCCGAGTCAGCAGACGCTTTGCGAGCGACGGCGGATGCTCACAGCCGAATAATGATTGTTGAAGTTATGGGACGAACCGCAGGATGGATTGCACTTGGTGGCGGCATAGCCTCCCAGTCAGAAGTGATTTTACTCCCAGAGCGCCCATTTGATTTTCAAGCCCTTTGCAAATTTTTAAACGATAAAAAAGCCAAAGGCCGAAAAGGCCTCATCATAGTAGTTGCCGAAGGAGCCTCAGAGAAAAACTCAAAACCCGAAGTCGCTTTCGAAGTAGAAGGCTCTCCGCAGTCTGAAAGGTATGGAGGAATTGCTGAGCTACTTGCAAGGAGAATAGAAAGAGAAACTGCGTGGGAGAGTCGGCATGTGGTTTTAGGTCACCTTCAGCGCAGCCGTCCACCAACAACTACAGATAGGTTCTTAACGATCGCAATGGGAGTCGAAATGGCAAGGATGGTAGCCGAAGGCGACTGGAACAGAGCAGTTGTTTATAAAGATGGTCGCGTGCGTAGAGACTCAATAGATGTTTTTATGACAGGCGCAAGACTCGTACCGGATGATCATCGATGGGTGGGGATGGCCCAAGCTCTCGGCCTCTACATTTAA